One Rhinoraja longicauda isolate Sanriku21f chromosome 44, sRhiLon1.1, whole genome shotgun sequence DNA segment encodes these proteins:
- the LOC144612303 gene encoding putative G-protein coupled receptor 139: MGKPVILRIREIYYPVIGAIGVPVNLVAIVILSRGKCGLSKCITRYLVGMAAADLLVVISNPLLRRVGQSYFPRSFLYITPVCSLTIVLLSTATHVSVWLTVAFTFDRFVAICCEQLKTKYCTERTAGVVITTVSVMSCLVSIPWYFIYRPGEVIDGVPWRCVVTREFSTSVAWAAFDVTDRILTPCIPIFLILLFNVLTAARILVASRARGELRGCSNGENGKDPEMEKRSKSIVLLFSITGSFILLWITQFVYMVYRRIANVQIYTSYSDPNLITEQISFMLQVLSSCTNTCIYVLTQSQFREELKKAAKYPLNAFVKITKT; the protein is encoded by the exons ATGGGGAAACCGGTAATTCTGAGGATCCGAGAGATTTATTATCCTGTTATTGGGGCTATTGGCGTTCCAG TTAActtggtggcgattgtgatcctgtcccgagggaagtgcggtctctccaaatgtatcactcgctacctggtgggaatggcagcggccgatctcctGGTCGTTATCTCTAACCCTTTATTGAGGAGGGTTGGTCAGAGTTACTTTCCGCGATCATTCCTGTACATTACACCCGTGTGCAGTCTGACCATCGTCTTACTTTCGACAGCCACGCATGTTTCCGTCTGGCTGACAGTCgccttcacctttgatcggtttgtggccatttgttgtgagcagctgaaaacaaaatattgcaccgagagaACGGCGGGTGTGGTTATCACGACAGTGAGTGTGATGAGCTGTTTAGTCTCCATCCCTTGGTACTTTATTTACAGACCAGGAGAGGTTATTGATGGTGTCCCGTGGCGTTGTGTCGTCACGCGGGAGTTCAGTACTTCCGTCGCATGGGCTGCATTTGACGTAACTGATCGCATTTTAACTCCGTGCATCCCGATTTTCCTGATTTTGCTGTTCAATGTTCTGACGGCCGCACGTATTTTAGTGGCTAGTAGAGCCCGCGGGGAGCTCCGGGGCTGCAGCAATGGAGAGAATGGCAAGGACCCAGAGATGGAGAAACGCAGCAAATCTATCGTTTTACTATTCAGTATAACCGGCAGTTTTATATTGTTGTGGATAACACAGTTTGTGTACATGGTTTACAGGAGGATTGCAAACGTTCAAATTTATACCTCCTACTCTGATCCTAACCTTATCACAGAGCAAATATCATTTATGTTGCAAGTTCTCagttcctgcaccaacacgtgtatttatGTCCTGACACAGTCCCAGTTCAGAGAGGAGCTGAAGAAAGCGGCGAAATATCCACTGAATGCATttgttaaaataacaaaaacatag